One Halobacterium zhouii genomic region harbors:
- a CDS encoding branched-chain amino acid ABC transporter permease, whose product MTETRSSPVDVLERVLTNDAVKVTLLFAAVWALFWVLGDQLGYPVNGIVATLRRVTFLSAVYAIAVLALNLHWGYAGLFNIGVAGFMAVGAYTMAMLSAPATGSPSGFGLPLPLGILGGVLAATLVGLVAALPALRLKADYLAIVTVAISEIIRITYNAPAFANITGGASGFDNLPPDPARLLLLQQPDNPVSEPTAIGNVVFSIASDLGVSQPIAVNIVYTLGVLVALVLVYFLLERTGRSPFGRVLKAIREDEVAAQSLGKDTRNFKIRAFALGCGLMGLAGILWYAMGPRSTVSPTNFRPQLTFYIFIALIIGGAGSNTGSVLGGIVFAALLFEAPPLISSILSQSFQFSANPANLVEALVPLASGDLGPFAAFLLSNVDTLRFIFMGVLLVVLIQRRPEGLLGDRTETAATVPLTDDTRPGSGAAAADGGRSGDFGTGGGDGE is encoded by the coding sequence ATGACGGAGACGCGTTCCTCCCCCGTCGACGTTCTCGAACGCGTCCTCACGAACGACGCCGTGAAGGTGACGCTACTGTTCGCCGCCGTCTGGGCCCTGTTCTGGGTGCTCGGCGACCAGCTCGGCTACCCGGTCAACGGCATCGTCGCGACGTTGCGCAGGGTGACGTTCCTCTCCGCCGTCTACGCCATCGCCGTGCTCGCGTTGAACCTCCACTGGGGGTACGCGGGGCTGTTCAACATCGGCGTCGCGGGCTTCATGGCGGTCGGCGCGTACACGATGGCGATGCTCTCGGCACCCGCCACCGGGTCGCCGTCCGGGTTCGGACTCCCCCTCCCGCTCGGCATCCTCGGTGGTGTCCTCGCCGCGACCCTCGTCGGACTCGTCGCGGCGCTCCCCGCGCTCCGGCTGAAGGCGGACTACCTCGCAATCGTCACGGTCGCCATATCCGAGATCATCCGCATCACGTACAACGCGCCCGCGTTCGCGAACATCACCGGCGGCGCGAGTGGCTTCGACAACCTCCCGCCCGACCCGGCCAGGCTGTTGTTGCTCCAACAGCCCGACAACCCGGTCTCGGAGCCGACCGCGATAGGGAACGTCGTGTTCTCCATCGCGAGTGACCTCGGCGTCTCACAACCAATCGCCGTCAACATCGTCTACACGCTCGGCGTCCTCGTCGCCCTGGTGCTCGTCTACTTCCTGCTCGAACGCACCGGCCGGTCGCCGTTCGGCCGCGTGCTGAAGGCCATCCGCGAGGACGAGGTGGCGGCCCAGTCCCTCGGGAAGGACACGCGGAACTTCAAGATTCGCGCGTTCGCGCTCGGCTGCGGGCTGATGGGGTTGGCGGGCATCCTCTGGTACGCGATGGGGCCGCGCTCGACGGTCTCACCCACGAACTTCCGGCCGCAGTTGACGTTCTACATCTTCATCGCGCTTATCATCGGCGGCGCAGGGTCGAACACGGGGAGCGTGCTCGGCGGCATCGTGTTCGCGGCGCTCCTGTTCGAGGCGCCCCCGCTGATATCGAGCATCCTCTCCCAATCCTTCCAGTTCTCGGCGAACCCCGCGAACCTCGTCGAGGCGCTGGTCCCTCTGGCCAGCGGTGACCTCGGTCCGTTCGCCGCGTTCCTGCTGTCGAACGTGGACACGCTCCGGTTCATCTTCATGGGGGTGTTGCTGGTCGTGCTGATACAGCGCCGGCCCGAAGGGTTGCTCGGCGACCGCACGGAGACCGCCGCCACCGTGCCGCTCACGGACGACACGCGGCCGGGGTCGGGGGCTGCCGCCGCGGACGGTGGCCGCTCCGGTGACTTCGGAACCGGGGGTGGTGACGGTGAGTGA
- a CDS encoding branched-chain amino acid ABC transporter permease has protein sequence MGVSESVIQGRRFVVDRPGVVVVAVFTAVLIVDLGLKLLGVGFSLFGGTLPVVEVGLPVLYLGGELPVGRLAGFVWNGLVVGLVIGLASIGLSLTYSILNFANFAHGDYLTAGAFSGWAVAYLIAGFGAIDAVSLVLLRAPPGDVGASIWTSPVAVVFGLLASIAATILVALALDRVVYRPMRDADGISLLIASIGVAFALRYFIALVFGNSRRIVPSGDNLPSVVLGGVIVDLHEVTLVVVAVALMLGMHVLLQETRLGKAMRAMADNRDLARISGIPTERVVRSTWMLGAGLTGAAGFLLVLSQAGLGFTTGWRLLLLIFAAVIMGGIGSVYGAIAGGIIIGLASRVSMVWLQGDFAAFTDPAAFSLMILILLFRPSGIFGGVETA, from the coding sequence ATGGGTGTAAGTGAGTCAGTGATACAGGGTCGACGGTTCGTCGTCGACCGGCCCGGCGTCGTGGTCGTCGCAGTGTTCACTGCAGTACTCATCGTGGACCTCGGCCTGAAACTGCTCGGCGTCGGCTTCAGCCTCTTCGGCGGCACGCTGCCGGTCGTCGAGGTCGGACTCCCCGTCCTCTACCTCGGCGGGGAACTCCCGGTCGGTCGCCTCGCTGGATTCGTCTGGAACGGCCTCGTCGTCGGCCTCGTCATCGGTCTGGCGAGCATCGGCCTCTCGCTGACGTACAGTATCCTCAACTTCGCGAACTTCGCGCACGGCGACTACCTCACCGCAGGCGCGTTCTCCGGGTGGGCGGTCGCGTACCTGATCGCCGGATTCGGCGCGATCGACGCTGTGAGCCTCGTGCTCCTCCGCGCACCGCCGGGAGACGTCGGCGCGAGCATCTGGACATCGCCGGTCGCCGTCGTGTTCGGTCTGCTCGCTTCCATCGCGGCCACCATCCTCGTCGCGCTCGCGCTCGACCGCGTCGTCTACCGGCCGATGCGCGACGCCGACGGCATCTCCCTGCTCATCGCGTCCATCGGCGTCGCGTTCGCGCTCCGGTATTTCATCGCGCTCGTGTTCGGGAACAGCCGCCGCATCGTCCCGTCGGGCGACAATCTGCCGTCGGTGGTGCTCGGCGGCGTCATCGTCGACCTCCACGAGGTGACACTCGTCGTGGTCGCCGTCGCGTTGATGCTCGGAATGCACGTGCTCCTCCAGGAGACCAGACTCGGGAAGGCGATGCGCGCGATGGCGGACAACCGCGACCTCGCGCGCATCTCGGGCATCCCCACCGAGCGCGTCGTGCGCTCTACGTGGATGCTCGGCGCGGGACTCACGGGCGCCGCCGGGTTCCTGCTCGTGTTGTCACAGGCCGGACTCGGGTTCACGACCGGCTGGCGGCTCCTGTTGCTCATCTTCGCGGCGGTCATCATGGGCGGCATCGGCTCCGTCTACGGGGCCATCGCTGGCGGCATCATCATCGGGCTCGCGAGCCGGGTGTCGATGGTGTGGCTCCAGGGCGACTTCGCCGCGTTCACCGACCCGGCGGCGTTCAGCCTGATGATACTCATCCTGCTGTTCCGGCCCTCGGGCATCTTCGGCGGGGTGGAGACCGCATGA
- a CDS encoding phosphoglycerate kinase, with product MAIRTLDDLAAADAAVGVRVDFNSPLTGDGTLADDARLRAHVDTLDELVERGARVAVLAHQGRPGGEDFTRLEAHAERLGELLDADVSYCDGTFCTDARQAVQGLDAGEVVVLENTRFYSEEYMEFEPERAAETHLVEGLAPALDAYVNDAFAAAHRSQPSLVGFPERLPAYAGRVMERELDVLGRIEETPTPRVYVVGGAKVPDSVTVAEHALANGLAERVLVTGVVANVFLAADGVDVGRASTEFIHDQGYETEIERAADLLAEYGDRIQLPLDVAVERDGERVELSVSELPPGRDEAVMDVGSDTVDAYADVLADAGTAVLNGPAGVFEDETFADGTRGVFAAAANAEYSIVGGGDTAAAIRKFGLTGFSHTSTGGGAALRLLTGESLPAVEALR from the coding sequence ATGGCGATACGGACCCTCGACGACCTCGCCGCGGCGGACGCCGCGGTCGGAGTCCGGGTCGACTTCAACAGCCCGCTGACCGGGGACGGCACGCTCGCCGACGACGCCCGCCTACGGGCCCACGTGGACACGCTGGACGAACTGGTCGAACGCGGGGCGCGGGTCGCCGTGCTCGCCCACCAGGGCCGGCCCGGTGGCGAGGACTTCACGCGCCTCGAAGCGCACGCAGAGCGCCTCGGCGAACTGCTCGACGCCGACGTGTCGTACTGCGACGGCACGTTCTGCACAGACGCTCGGCAAGCAGTCCAGGGCCTCGACGCCGGCGAGGTCGTCGTGCTGGAGAACACGCGCTTCTACAGCGAGGAGTACATGGAGTTCGAGCCCGAGCGCGCCGCTGAGACCCACCTCGTGGAGGGACTCGCGCCAGCGCTCGACGCCTACGTAAACGACGCGTTCGCCGCGGCCCACCGCTCCCAGCCCTCGCTCGTCGGCTTCCCGGAGCGGTTGCCCGCGTACGCCGGACGGGTGATGGAGCGCGAACTCGACGTGCTCGGTCGCATCGAGGAGACGCCGACGCCCCGGGTGTACGTCGTCGGCGGCGCGAAGGTGCCGGACTCGGTGACGGTCGCGGAGCACGCGCTCGCGAACGGCCTCGCCGAGCGCGTGCTGGTCACTGGCGTCGTCGCGAACGTCTTCCTCGCCGCGGACGGCGTCGACGTCGGCCGCGCGAGCACCGAATTCATCCACGACCAGGGGTACGAGACCGAGATCGAGCGCGCGGCGGACCTGCTCGCGGAGTACGGCGACCGCATCCAGCTCCCGCTCGACGTCGCGGTCGAGAGAGACGGCGAACGCGTCGAACTCTCGGTCTCGGAACTGCCGCCGGGGCGCGACGAGGCGGTCATGGACGTCGGGAGCGACACCGTCGACGCGTACGCCGACGTGCTCGCCGACGCGGGCACCGCCGTCCTGAACGGTCCAGCCGGCGTCTTCGAGGACGAGACGTTCGCCGATGGGACGCGGGGTGTGTTCGCCGCGGCGGCGAACGCGGAGTACAGCATCGTCGGCGGCGGCGACACCGCCGCGGCGATCCGGAAGTTCGGTCTCACAGGCTTCTCACACACGAGCACTGGTGGGGGCGCGGCGCTCCGCCTGCTCACGGGCGAGTCCCTGCCCGCAGTGGAGGCGTTGCGGTGA
- a CDS encoding GNAT family N-acetyltransferase — MDVTAATGADVAVVADLWVDLASEQRDHGSHLHAEANRQAARDLIAQYVHAEGCAVAREGGHTVGFVMYHVETGMYETDSTRGVVDNLYVVPAVRNQGVGSALLDHAEADLREEGADVLAVEALWSNEAARRLYERRGYEGHRVTYEQSVENDTHSRDGD, encoded by the coding sequence ATGGACGTGACGGCTGCGACCGGGGCGGACGTCGCAGTCGTTGCGGACCTCTGGGTGGACCTCGCGAGCGAGCAACGCGACCACGGCTCGCACCTGCACGCGGAGGCGAACCGGCAGGCCGCCCGCGACCTCATCGCGCAGTACGTCCACGCGGAGGGCTGTGCGGTCGCAAGAGAGGGCGGTCACACCGTCGGCTTCGTGATGTACCACGTCGAGACGGGAATGTACGAGACGGACTCGACCCGCGGCGTCGTGGACAACCTCTACGTCGTGCCGGCGGTCAGGAACCAGGGCGTCGGCTCCGCGCTGCTGGACCACGCGGAGGCCGACTTGCGCGAGGAGGGCGCGGACGTGCTCGCGGTAGAGGCGCTCTGGTCGAACGAGGCCGCTCGCCGGCTCTACGAGCGCCGCGGCTACGAGGGCCACCGCGTGACCTACGAGCAGTCGGTGGAAAACGATACGCACTCAAGGGACGGCGACTAA
- a CDS encoding VOC family protein, whose amino-acid sequence MLTDTSGIHHVTGIVRDAQRNVEFYANVLGLRLVKQTVNFNEKFTRHLFYGDETGSPGTGLTFFPYPGEEPGREGKPQVSSVSLVIPRGAVDYWQERLTEHGVDVEGPFERFEESGLRFRDPDGTRLELVTGESSVEPWDGGPIPVEHAIRGIDGVTLLSASVYVTASLLETLGFDLLDQESDRVRYQAPGDRATVVDLLDRDAEFGREGAGSFHHVAVRVESEDELYEWHDLFRERGYDVSRVKDRHFFHSLYVREPGGILFELATERPGLTADADVDTLGESLYLPPWLEEDREMIEGQLPPLDVPAILEASE is encoded by the coding sequence ATGCTCACAGATACTTCCGGCATCCACCACGTCACGGGCATCGTTCGCGACGCGCAGCGGAACGTCGAGTTCTACGCGAACGTGCTCGGTCTGCGCCTCGTGAAGCAGACGGTGAACTTCAACGAGAAGTTCACACGCCACTTGTTCTACGGGGACGAGACGGGGTCGCCGGGCACCGGGCTGACGTTCTTCCCGTATCCCGGAGAGGAGCCGGGGCGGGAGGGGAAGCCACAGGTCAGTAGCGTCTCGCTCGTGATTCCGCGGGGCGCCGTCGACTACTGGCAGGAGCGACTCACCGAACACGGCGTCGACGTAGAGGGACCGTTCGAGCGGTTCGAGGAGTCGGGGCTCCGGTTCCGCGACCCGGACGGCACGCGTCTCGAACTCGTCACGGGGGAGTCGTCGGTCGAGCCGTGGGACGGCGGTCCGATTCCTGTCGAGCACGCGATTCGCGGTATCGACGGCGTGACGCTGCTGTCGGCGAGCGTCTACGTCACCGCGAGCCTCCTGGAGACGCTCGGCTTCGACCTGCTCGACCAAGAGAGCGACCGGGTTCGGTACCAGGCGCCCGGCGACCGCGCGACCGTCGTCGATCTGCTCGACCGGGACGCCGAGTTCGGCCGCGAGGGCGCGGGGTCGTTCCACCACGTCGCGGTGCGCGTCGAGAGCGAGGACGAACTCTACGAGTGGCACGACCTCTTCCGGGAGCGCGGCTACGACGTCTCCCGGGTGAAGGACAGGCATTTCTTCCACTCGCTGTACGTACGCGAACCGGGCGGCATCCTGTTCGAACTCGCCACGGAGCGGCCGGGGTTGACGGCCGACGCCGACGTCGACACGCTCGGCGAGTCGCTGTACCTCCCGCCGTGGCTCGAGGAGGACCGAGAGATGATCGAGGGGCAGCTTCCGCCGCTCGACGTGCCCGCGATACTGGAGGCGTCGGAGTGA
- a CDS encoding alpha/beta hydrolase: MTDPFLVEFEDDPHRGQPLETAGAPPEAAEAAVVMLHGRSSTAKHVLGLIDEFHHHGVLYLAPQAARRTWYPRSGYAPFEENEPWFSSALERVRDALDVAADAGVPPERVLVFGFSQGGCLACEFVARNPRRYGGLVAFSGSLLGPEVRGERDGSLDGTPIFLGCSDDDEYVPDGRVRESGSAFERLGADVTVRLYDGLGHEMNDDEIRRLDALVSNLVA; this comes from the coding sequence GTGACCGACCCGTTTCTCGTCGAGTTCGAGGACGACCCGCACCGCGGCCAACCGCTCGAAACCGCTGGCGCGCCACCGGAGGCGGCGGAAGCGGCCGTTGTGATGCTCCACGGGCGGAGTTCGACGGCGAAGCACGTACTCGGGTTGATCGATGAGTTCCATCACCACGGCGTGCTGTACCTCGCGCCGCAGGCCGCCCGTCGGACGTGGTATCCGCGGTCTGGGTACGCGCCGTTCGAGGAGAACGAACCGTGGTTCTCGTCCGCTCTGGAGCGCGTTCGGGACGCACTCGACGTGGCGGCCGACGCGGGCGTACCGCCCGAGCGGGTGCTCGTCTTCGGATTCTCCCAGGGTGGCTGTCTCGCGTGCGAGTTCGTCGCGCGGAACCCTCGTCGCTACGGCGGCCTCGTGGCCTTTTCGGGGAGTCTACTCGGCCCCGAGGTTCGCGGGGAGCGCGACGGCAGTCTCGACGGGACGCCCATCTTCCTCGGGTGCAGTGACGACGACGAGTACGTTCCGGACGGCCGCGTTCGGGAATCGGGGAGCGCGTTCGAGCGGCTCGGCGCCGACGTGACGGTGCGACTCTACGACGGCCTGGGCCACGAGATGAACGACGACGAGATTCGGCGACTCGACGCGCTCGTCTCGAACCTCGTGGCGTGA
- a CDS encoding DUF5784 family protein: MAQPLRFRRSHEGWNSDRVDARIYSDLDDNLGAESSSPWFKPPSGYEARRFDMDNGDTALFAWNDDGAWWMGNTETPEVLWRTNKQSFSEAPYEVTRWAQRELLAQLHDEDPWLADYPYVSWFFLPVFLSKDGRETTRAFFADESAGFPDADPEDALDFYENVLKTVPLDDDRHIMAGKLGSSSYLDLARANGAMGEFDAAWLLTEAGYEITPEIEVTTGHFLDFRADRDGEQGVLAEVTRPVPTNDRAAGTPVAAVKDTAQTKTSGQLDAHAGGVALFVDCTSFPDDDWASIRAEEPEVHHRPAVVFRVRPDGSVEGYTKGAVPLDLPQLD, translated from the coding sequence GTGGCTCAGCCGTTGCGATTCAGGCGGTCGCACGAGGGCTGGAACAGCGACCGCGTCGACGCACGCATCTACTCGGACCTGGACGACAACCTCGGCGCAGAGTCCTCGTCGCCGTGGTTCAAGCCGCCCTCGGGGTACGAGGCGCGGCGCTTCGACATGGACAACGGCGACACGGCGCTGTTCGCGTGGAACGACGACGGCGCGTGGTGGATGGGGAACACGGAGACGCCGGAGGTGCTGTGGCGGACGAACAAGCAGTCGTTCTCCGAGGCTCCCTACGAGGTGACGCGGTGGGCGCAACGCGAACTACTCGCACAACTCCACGACGAGGACCCGTGGCTCGCGGACTACCCGTACGTGTCGTGGTTCTTCCTCCCGGTGTTCCTCTCGAAGGACGGCCGGGAGACGACGCGGGCGTTCTTCGCGGACGAGTCCGCTGGATTCCCGGACGCCGACCCGGAGGACGCACTCGACTTCTACGAGAACGTGCTGAAGACGGTCCCACTCGACGACGACCGGCACATCATGGCGGGGAAACTCGGCTCCTCTTCGTACCTCGATCTGGCGCGGGCGAACGGCGCGATGGGCGAGTTCGACGCCGCGTGGCTGCTCACCGAGGCGGGCTACGAGATCACGCCCGAGATCGAGGTGACGACCGGGCACTTTCTGGACTTCCGCGCGGACCGCGACGGCGAGCAGGGCGTGCTCGCGGAGGTCACGCGGCCCGTGCCGACGAACGACCGCGCTGCGGGCACCCCGGTCGCGGCGGTGAAGGACACCGCCCAGACCAAGACGAGCGGGCAACTCGACGCCCACGCCGGCGGCGTCGCGCTGTTCGTGGACTGCACGTCGTTCCCGGACGACGACTGGGCGAGCATTCGGGCGGAGGAACCCGAGGTCCACCACCGCCCGGCCGTCGTGTTTCGGGTGCGCCCGGACGGCTCCGTCGAGGGGTACACGAAGGGCGCCGTTCCGCTCGACCTCCCGCAACTCGACTGA
- a CDS encoding ATP-dependent DNA helicase, whose amino-acid sequence MADDGDEPGWREFFGFDAPYDQQADAIDAAIDAGERGGYLAMEGPCGTGKTMAALTAAAHHVRDTEDYERVLVVTPVKQQLEQFVADLRQMNAGLDDPLDGVALVGKRDLCPYGREDAFPPDSSVHDRCEDLRENTAGLVEGDDGQFDGQDARELTELRADEALDDPWWDPVLGRDLARSARADGDGRLDTGSLATADAESPYIPQQPSAPEDLAEGDPPLFCPFEADWYGRNKGSPVGFEEGRHNVATSEDFLPAAVEHGTCPHRVQQVMLDHAEVVIGNYNHLFDPKTRGLTEHLLDEQTFVIVDEAHRLEERVRDLLSDRVGRHTLARARNDLRTLLTQAKQSSQNREQVKDHLASYDLTLDTVERVVEFLGDVLEWLDDRVAEYLAEEGFSPNQPRGLPERDHEVPLRDPETDEPDDLTEWAEQNGYTGGLWRSLANVGSAVEAILEDDGERSAVCGAVGITLQRWWERDHATYFREIELEYAPKESGRAGAPWAETYTPALVTYNCMPARALRETFAELGGGVLMSATLEPLDVFREVTGLDRLEAGAGDGDPKPIVERRYDLRFPRENRASFLVDATPFTARNRGDPSPDNDNRTREEYRYVLRTVARSPGNVLVCMPNYREAEWAGKYLRGEVEKDVLVDESSSNEATEELKRKFFAGDGKVLVTSTRGTLTEGVDYDGEKLAACAVVGVPLVNVGSPRVRAVRRAYADAFGENHAFEYALTVPAVRRARQAIGRVIRGPEEVGARVFVGRRYVEGAPRSVHGYLGPAEREEFTRMTPEFLGPQLEHFWSNQD is encoded by the coding sequence ATGGCCGACGACGGCGACGAGCCGGGGTGGCGGGAGTTCTTCGGATTCGACGCGCCCTACGACCAGCAGGCGGACGCCATCGACGCCGCCATCGACGCGGGTGAGCGCGGCGGCTACCTCGCGATGGAGGGGCCCTGTGGCACCGGGAAGACGATGGCCGCGCTGACGGCGGCCGCCCACCACGTGCGCGACACCGAGGACTACGAGCGCGTGCTGGTGGTGACGCCCGTGAAACAGCAACTCGAGCAGTTCGTCGCGGACCTCCGGCAGATGAACGCGGGGCTGGACGACCCGCTTGACGGCGTCGCGCTCGTCGGGAAGCGCGACCTCTGTCCGTACGGCCGCGAGGACGCGTTCCCGCCGGATTCGAGCGTCCACGACCGCTGCGAGGACCTCCGTGAGAACACGGCCGGCCTCGTAGAAGGAGACGATGGACAGTTCGACGGGCAGGACGCTCGTGAACTGACGGAACTCCGCGCGGACGAAGCGCTCGACGACCCGTGGTGGGACCCCGTACTGGGCCGGGACCTCGCGCGCTCCGCGCGGGCGGACGGTGACGGGCGACTCGACACCGGGTCGCTGGCGACGGCGGACGCGGAGTCGCCGTACATTCCCCAGCAGCCCAGCGCACCCGAGGACCTCGCGGAGGGCGACCCGCCGCTGTTCTGCCCGTTCGAGGCGGACTGGTACGGCCGGAACAAGGGGTCGCCCGTCGGGTTCGAGGAGGGGCGGCACAACGTCGCGACGAGCGAGGACTTCCTGCCCGCGGCGGTCGAACACGGCACCTGCCCGCACCGCGTCCAGCAGGTGATGCTCGACCACGCGGAGGTGGTCATCGGGAACTACAACCACCTCTTCGACCCCAAGACCCGGGGACTCACCGAGCACCTGCTCGACGAGCAGACGTTCGTCATCGTGGACGAGGCCCACCGCCTCGAGGAGCGCGTTCGGGACCTGCTCTCGGACCGCGTGGGCCGGCACACCCTCGCCCGCGCTCGCAACGACCTCCGAACGCTGCTCACGCAGGCCAAGCAGAGCAGCCAGAACCGCGAACAGGTCAAGGACCACCTGGCGAGCTACGACCTCACCCTGGACACCGTCGAGCGCGTCGTGGAGTTCCTCGGCGACGTGCTGGAGTGGCTGGACGACCGCGTCGCGGAGTATCTGGCCGAGGAGGGGTTCTCGCCGAACCAGCCCCGCGGTCTGCCGGAGCGCGACCACGAGGTCCCGCTCCGGGACCCGGAGACGGACGAGCCAGACGACCTCACGGAGTGGGCCGAGCAGAACGGCTACACGGGTGGCCTGTGGCGCTCGCTGGCGAACGTCGGGAGCGCCGTGGAGGCGATTCTAGAGGACGACGGCGAGCGCTCGGCGGTGTGTGGCGCAGTCGGTATCACGCTCCAGCGGTGGTGGGAGCGCGACCACGCGACGTACTTCCGGGAGATTGAGCTAGAGTACGCGCCCAAGGAGTCCGGGCGGGCGGGCGCGCCGTGGGCGGAGACGTACACGCCGGCGCTCGTCACGTACAACTGTATGCCCGCGAGGGCGCTCCGCGAGACGTTCGCGGAACTGGGCGGCGGCGTGTTGATGAGCGCGACGCTCGAACCCCTCGACGTGTTCCGCGAGGTCACCGGCCTCGACCGTCTGGAGGCGGGGGCCGGCGACGGCGACCCGAAACCGATCGTCGAGCGGCGCTACGACCTCCGCTTCCCGCGGGAGAATCGCGCAAGTTTCCTCGTGGATGCCACGCCGTTCACCGCGCGAAATCGTGGCGACCCGAGTCCGGACAACGACAACCGGACTCGAGAAGAGTACCGCTACGTCCTGCGGACCGTCGCGCGCTCGCCCGGCAACGTCCTCGTCTGTATGCCGAACTACCGGGAGGCCGAGTGGGCTGGAAAGTATCTCCGTGGCGAAGTGGAGAAGGACGTGCTCGTGGACGAGTCCTCCTCGAACGAGGCGACCGAGGAGTTGAAGCGGAAGTTCTTCGCGGGCGACGGGAAGGTGCTCGTCACGAGCACGCGCGGGACGCTCACGGAGGGCGTGGACTACGACGGCGAGAAACTCGCGGCGTGCGCAGTGGTCGGCGTGCCGCTCGTGAACGTCGGGTCGCCCCGCGTCCGGGCGGTCCGGCGGGCGTACGCCGACGCGTTCGGCGAGAACCACGCCTTCGAGTACGCGCTGACGGTGCCCGCGGTGCGACGCGCACGGCAGGCCATCGGGCGCGTGATCCGCGGCCCGGAGGAGGTCGGCGCGCGCGTGTTCGTCGGACGGCGCTACGTCGAGGGCGCGCCCCGCTCGGTACACGGCTACCTCGGGCCGGCCGAACGCGAGGAGTTCACGCGGATGACGCCGGAGTTCCTCGGTCCGCAACTCGAGCACTTCTGGTCCAATCAGGACTGA
- a CDS encoding Gfo/Idh/MocA family protein: protein MRFGIISTANIAAKAVAPAIQNSDHELRAVASRDADAAAAFADRHDVPESFDSYEALLSADVDAVYNPLPNALHAEWTKDAADAGLHVLCEKPLAANAAEAREVVEHCRDAGVTLSEAFMYLYHPRTQRALEVARTELGDVRHVNAAFNYTLSGRPDDVRLNPELAGGALMDVGCYAVSTARQFLGEPHRVSASAHDARDCGVDTEFAATMSFDGGATATVEAGFETPARQRYRVEGTDGWLEVRDAYNTPEQPVLRWGDGEKTVEETFDPADQYRREVEAFAASAADGTSPRTDGEEAIANMRVIDALYESADTGESVSL, encoded by the coding sequence GTGCGCTTTGGCATCATCAGCACGGCGAACATCGCGGCGAAGGCGGTCGCTCCCGCCATCCAGAACTCCGACCACGAGTTGCGAGCGGTCGCGTCCCGGGACGCGGACGCCGCGGCGGCGTTCGCCGACCGCCACGACGTTCCCGAATCGTTCGATAGCTACGAGGCGCTGCTCTCGGCGGACGTAGACGCCGTCTACAACCCGCTTCCGAACGCGCTCCACGCCGAGTGGACGAAGGACGCCGCGGACGCCGGCCTCCACGTGCTCTGTGAGAAACCGCTCGCGGCGAACGCGGCGGAAGCCCGCGAGGTCGTCGAGCACTGCCGGGACGCCGGCGTCACGCTCTCGGAGGCGTTCATGTATCTCTACCATCCGCGGACGCAGCGCGCCCTCGAGGTCGCACGGACGGAACTCGGGGACGTTCGGCACGTCAACGCGGCGTTCAACTACACGCTCTCCGGCCGCCCGGACGACGTCCGCCTGAACCCCGAACTCGCGGGTGGCGCGCTCATGGACGTCGGGTGTTACGCCGTGAGCACCGCCCGACAGTTCCTGGGGGAACCTCACCGCGTCTCGGCGAGCGCGCACGACGCCCGCGACTGTGGCGTGGACACGGAGTTCGCGGCCACGATGTCCTTCGACGGCGGCGCGACGGCCACCGTCGAGGCTGGATTCGAGACGCCCGCCCGCCAGCGCTACCGCGTCGAGGGGACCGACGGCTGGCTGGAAGTTCGGGATGCCTACAACACGCCCGAGCAGCCGGTGCTCCGGTGGGGCGACGGCGAGAAGACGGTCGAGGAGACGTTCGACCCGGCCGACCAGTACCGCCGCGAGGTCGAAGCGTTCGCCGCGAGCGCCGCGGACGGAACGTCGCCGCGCACGGACGGCGAGGAAGCGATAGCCAACATGCGGGTCATCGACGCGCTGTACGAGTCCGCGGACACTGGCGAGTCCGTCTCGCTCTGA
- a CDS encoding helix-turn-helix domain-containing protein, whose product MTRQLPTNVESPRGKLVYLYLATRQGATLDELHAELDLPRITLYSVLKTLRGRGVVAQDGEHYLTSQAP is encoded by the coding sequence ATGACTCGACAGTTGCCGACCAACGTGGAGTCGCCGCGCGGGAAACTCGTCTACCTCTATCTCGCGACGCGACAGGGCGCGACGCTCGACGAACTGCACGCGGAACTCGACCTGCCGAGGATTACGCTGTACAGCGTACTGAAGACGCTCCGCGGTCGCGGCGTGGTCGCCCAGGACGGCGAGCACTACCTCACGTCCCAGGCTCCCTGA